One [Clostridium] saccharolyticum WM1 DNA segment encodes these proteins:
- a CDS encoding carbohydrate ABC transporter permease: MNRKRKTMEIQQMEVGKTTGAILTAVLTALSLAFLFPIVLVFINSFKSKLYISDAPFQLPKAGTYVGVANYVEGIRKTGLFPAFGRSLFITVASVAVIILFTSMTAWYLTRVKSTFTGLLYYVFVFAMIVPFQMVMFTMSKTANDLYLNSMYGLVLLYLGFGAGQAVFLFCGFVKAIPLEIEEAAMIDGCSPMQTYFHVVFPMLRPTAVTVAILNAMWIWNDYLLPSLILPQEKGTIPMVIQNLKGGYGSIDMGAMMAMLVLAIFPIIVFYLSCQKYIIKGVAAGAVKG; the protein is encoded by the coding sequence ATGAACAGAAAGAGAAAAACCATGGAAATCCAGCAAATGGAGGTAGGAAAAACCACGGGAGCAATTCTCACAGCCGTGCTTACCGCCCTCTCTCTTGCGTTTTTATTCCCCATTGTTCTGGTATTCATAAATTCCTTTAAAAGCAAGCTGTATATCAGCGATGCACCCTTCCAGCTTCCAAAGGCAGGGACTTATGTGGGGGTAGCCAATTATGTGGAAGGCATCCGGAAAACAGGGTTATTTCCGGCCTTTGGCAGATCCCTGTTTATTACGGTAGCTTCTGTGGCGGTGATCATCCTGTTCACATCCATGACAGCCTGGTATCTGACCAGAGTGAAATCCACATTTACCGGACTATTATACTATGTTTTTGTTTTTGCCATGATCGTGCCATTTCAAATGGTCATGTTCACCATGTCAAAGACAGCCAATGATTTATACCTAAACTCCATGTACGGCCTGGTACTTCTTTACCTGGGCTTTGGAGCCGGGCAGGCGGTATTTTTATTCTGCGGTTTTGTGAAGGCCATTCCCCTTGAGATCGAAGAGGCGGCGATGATTGACGGCTGCTCTCCCATGCAGACCTATTTTCATGTGGTGTTTCCTATGTTACGGCCAACGGCAGTGACGGTTGCCATCTTAAATGCCATGTGGATCTGGAACGATTATTTACTTCCAAGCTTGATTCTTCCGCAGGAAAAAGGTACAATACCAATGGTTATTCAGAACTTAAAGGGCGGATACGGCTCCATTGATATGGGAGCCATGATGGCGATGCTGGTTTTGGCCATTTTCCCTATTATTGTTTTTTATTTAAGCTGTCAGAAATATATCATAAAGGGCGTGGCCGCAGGAGCGGTAAAGGGCTAG
- a CDS encoding carbohydrate ABC transporter permease, protein MQKSMKRYFPIFVLPTLAAFTIAFLYPFVIGIYLSFTEFTTVKDASWVGISNYKKIFMDRNFINALGFTVKFTLVSVVSINTLGFLLAYVLTRGIKGTNLFRTVFFMPNLIGGIVLGYIWQLLLNGILAKFGVTLSFSAKYGFWGLVILMNWQLIGYMMIIYIAGLQNVPGELVEAARIDGATRFQILKRIMIPMVMPSFTICLFLTLTNSFKLFDQNLALTAGGPGRQTSMLALDIYSTFYGRVGWEGVGQAKATVFFLMVAVISLTQLSLTRRKEVEN, encoded by the coding sequence ATGCAAAAGTCAATGAAACGGTACTTTCCAATATTCGTACTTCCCACACTGGCCGCATTTACCATTGCATTTCTGTACCCGTTTGTCATAGGCATCTATTTATCCTTTACAGAATTCACTACGGTAAAGGATGCATCCTGGGTGGGGATTTCAAATTATAAAAAAATATTTATGGACCGGAATTTTATCAATGCCCTGGGATTTACCGTAAAGTTCACCCTTGTATCCGTGGTGTCCATTAATACCCTGGGATTTCTGCTGGCCTATGTCCTTACAAGAGGGATCAAGGGAACAAACCTGTTCCGGACCGTATTTTTCATGCCAAACTTAATCGGCGGCATTGTGCTTGGTTATATCTGGCAGCTTCTGTTAAACGGGATCCTAGCAAAATTCGGAGTTACCCTTTCCTTCAGCGCCAAGTACGGCTTCTGGGGTCTGGTAATCCTGATGAACTGGCAGCTCATCGGATATATGATGATTATTTACATTGCAGGTCTTCAGAATGTACCGGGAGAGCTGGTTGAAGCCGCCAGGATCGACGGGGCCACCAGATTCCAAATCTTAAAGAGGATCATGATTCCCATGGTGATGCCGTCCTTTACCATCTGTCTGTTTCTGACCCTGACAAATTCCTTTAAGCTGTTTGACCAGAACCTGGCATTGACGGCGGGTGGGCCGGGAAGGCAGACCAGCATGCTCGCCCTTGATATTTACAGCACCTTTTACGGCAGAGTGGGCTGGGAAGGGGTTGGTCAGGCAAAGGCCACGGTGTTCTTTCTCATGGTTGCGGTCATTTCCCTGACCCAGCTTTCCCTGACACGGCGTAAGGAGGTGGAAAACTGA
- a CDS encoding ABC transporter substrate-binding protein has translation MKLRKLAVLTLAAAMAAGTLAGCSSNKAPETTGAGEKTQAAETTAAKADDTAEAKGQIYYLNFKPEVADTWVELAGKYTEETGVPMKVQTAAAGTYEQTLKSEVAKKEPPTLFQINGPIGYKAWAKYCKDLKDTAIYGHLVDKDLAVKDGDGVYGIPYVVEGYGIIYNDAIMKKYFALDGAKAKSMDEINNFTVLKAVAEDMQARKADLGIEGVFASTSFAPGEDWRWQTHLANLPVYYEYKDDNVSDKDALDFKYADNYKNIFDLYINNSCTDPKMVGAKTVEDSMAEFALGKVAMVQNGNWGWGQVSGVDGNTVKEEDVKFLPIYTGVSGEEKQGLCIGTENFFSINSQAKEEDQKASLDFLEWLFTSETGKDYVTNKLGFIAPFDTFTADEKPTDPLAKEIDRYMNNKDLYSVSWNFTSFPSQTFKDNFGASLLEYAQGGKDWQAVVDDMKADWANEKAMTK, from the coding sequence ATGAAACTAAGGAAACTGGCAGTACTTACTCTGGCTGCGGCTATGGCAGCCGGGACACTTGCGGGCTGTTCTTCCAATAAGGCCCCGGAAACAACTGGGGCAGGGGAGAAAACACAGGCAGCGGAAACCACTGCAGCAAAGGCAGATGATACGGCAGAAGCCAAGGGGCAGATTTATTATCTGAATTTTAAGCCGGAGGTGGCGGACACATGGGTGGAGCTTGCAGGCAAGTATACCGAGGAGACCGGTGTGCCGATGAAGGTGCAGACAGCAGCGGCAGGAACCTATGAGCAGACTTTAAAATCGGAAGTTGCAAAAAAAGAACCCCCCACACTGTTTCAGATCAACGGACCCATCGGTTATAAGGCCTGGGCAAAATACTGCAAGGATTTAAAGGATACTGCAATCTATGGACATCTGGTTGATAAAGATCTGGCTGTGAAAGATGGGGACGGAGTCTACGGCATTCCTTACGTAGTGGAAGGCTATGGTATTATTTATAATGACGCTATCATGAAGAAGTATTTTGCTCTTGACGGCGCAAAGGCAAAATCCATGGATGAGATCAATAATTTTACTGTACTCAAAGCCGTTGCAGAGGATATGCAGGCAAGAAAGGCTGACCTTGGAATTGAGGGCGTATTTGCATCCACTTCCTTTGCTCCAGGCGAGGATTGGAGATGGCAGACTCATCTGGCAAACCTTCCGGTTTACTATGAATATAAGGATGATAACGTATCCGATAAGGATGCCCTTGATTTTAAATATGCGGACAATTACAAGAACATCTTTGACTTATATATTAACAACTCCTGTACCGATCCCAAGATGGTAGGTGCTAAAACCGTTGAGGATTCCATGGCTGAATTTGCTCTGGGTAAGGTAGCTATGGTACAGAACGGAAATTGGGGCTGGGGACAGGTGTCCGGCGTTGACGGAAACACGGTGAAGGAAGAGGATGTCAAATTCCTTCCTATCTATACCGGAGTAAGCGGTGAGGAAAAGCAGGGGCTTTGCATTGGAACGGAAAACTTCTTCTCCATCAACAGCCAGGCAAAGGAAGAGGACCAGAAGGCATCATTGGATTTCCTGGAGTGGCTCTTTACTTCCGAAACAGGAAAGGATTATGTCACCAACAAACTGGGCTTTATCGCTCCCTTTGATACCTTTACAGCAGATGAAAAGCCAACCGATCCACTGGCAAAGGAAATAGACCGGTATATGAATAATAAGGACTTATACTCCGTATCCTGGAACTTTACGTCCTTCCCAAGCCAGACTTTTAAGGATAACTTTGGAGCATCCCTGCTTGAATACGCACAGGGAGGCAAAGACTGGCAGGCCGTTGTAGATGATATGAAGGCCGACTGGGCAAATGAGAAAGCCATGACAAAATAA
- a CDS encoding SIMPL domain-containing protein — MRKMNKPLAAILAAAAVLSMTACAQTGTASVPGTNVTTVSTKDTNTIQVSSTEGIKVVPDMAQINYAVLTQSGDPKSCQEKNSADTNNVISFLKNSGIDEKSIQTSSYGLEPMYDWNNTGQQITGYQMRTSITLSDLPLDQVSSLLSSSIDAGINSIDSVNYLSSKYDETYREALKKAVDAAKVKAEAIASASGVTLDGIAHIEEMNTYPNIRYSSSVAKEDAAAGAKSVVVEPGQIGVEAQVTVTYRVK; from the coding sequence ATGAGAAAAATGAATAAGCCACTGGCAGCCATTCTAGCAGCCGCAGCAGTACTTTCCATGACCGCTTGTGCCCAGACAGGGACCGCTTCTGTTCCCGGGACCAATGTGACTACAGTCAGCACAAAGGACACCAATACCATACAGGTAAGCAGCACAGAAGGAATTAAAGTTGTTCCTGATATGGCTCAGATCAATTATGCAGTGCTCACCCAGTCCGGTGACCCCAAATCCTGCCAGGAGAAAAACAGCGCAGATACCAACAATGTCATTTCCTTTTTAAAGAATTCCGGCATTGATGAAAAATCCATTCAGACCTCCAGCTATGGCCTTGAGCCGATGTATGACTGGAACAATACGGGCCAGCAGATCACCGGATATCAGATGCGCACAAGCATCACCTTATCTGACCTTCCCTTAGATCAGGTAAGCTCCCTGCTTTCTTCCAGCATAGATGCAGGCATCAACTCCATTGACAGCGTAAACTACCTTTCCAGCAAATACGATGAAACCTACAGGGAAGCTCTGAAAAAGGCAGTGGATGCGGCCAAAGTCAAAGCAGAGGCGATTGCCTCCGCCAGCGGTGTCACTCTGGATGGGATCGCTCATATTGAAGAGATGAACACCTATCCCAATATCAGGTACTCCTCCTCTGTGGCAAAGGAAGATGCTGCTGCAGGTGCCAAATCCGTAGTTGTGGAGCCAGGCCAGATCGGCGTGGAAGCACAGGTGACCGTTACCTACCGGGTAAAGTAA
- a CDS encoding mechanosensitive ion channel family protein, translating to MIFHIGSNVLPEETLGELQQEVQENLDQLRNNAVMETLRSWAPEVIAFGIKLLIALVIFFIGSRIIKLIYHMLNRSFKRVDMEVSLRKFLLSVLNAAMYCLLAFMIAGQIGVNSASIVALLGSASIAVGLAVQGSLANFAGGVLILLMKPFRVGDYIVSKDGEGTVRSIGLVYTVLNTGDNKQVVIPNGTLSNSPLTNVTAMDKRRLDVLVGIGYHSDLKKAKEIMGRIFHSQEKVLKEEPIDVFVSDLTENSVTIGGRGWTSIDDYWPVRWEILERVKLEFEAAGIEIPISRMEVQVEDRRS from the coding sequence ATGATATTTCATATAGGTTCCAATGTACTGCCGGAGGAGACTTTGGGGGAGCTTCAGCAGGAGGTACAGGAAAACTTAGACCAGCTTAGAAACAATGCAGTGATGGAAACCTTAAGGAGCTGGGCTCCCGAAGTGATTGCATTCGGAATAAAGCTTTTGATCGCACTGGTGATTTTTTTCATAGGTTCCAGGATCATTAAGCTCATCTATCATATGCTGAACCGCTCCTTTAAGAGGGTAGATATGGAGGTCAGCTTAAGAAAGTTCCTTCTGTCTGTGTTAAATGCCGCCATGTACTGTCTGCTGGCTTTCATGATAGCCGGGCAAATCGGCGTGAATTCGGCTTCCATTGTAGCCCTTCTGGGATCTGCCAGTATTGCCGTGGGTCTGGCAGTTCAGGGAAGCCTTGCTAATTTTGCCGGCGGGGTGCTGATCCTTCTTATGAAGCCTTTCCGGGTGGGAGATTATATTGTATCAAAGGATGGGGAAGGTACGGTCCGCTCCATCGGACTTGTGTACACGGTTTTGAACACAGGCGACAATAAGCAGGTGGTCATTCCCAACGGAACCCTTTCTAATTCCCCTCTCACCAACGTGACCGCAATGGATAAGAGACGGCTGGATGTTCTGGTGGGGATCGGGTACCATTCGGATCTGAAAAAAGCAAAGGAAATCATGGGACGAATTTTCCACAGTCAGGAGAAGGTCCTTAAAGAAGAACCCATAGATGTTTTCGTCAGTGACTTAACGGAAAATTCCGTTACCATCGGCGGCCGTGGCTGGACCTCCATAGATGATTACTGGCCGGTGAGGTGGGAAATCTTAGAAAGGGTTAAGCTGGAGTTTGAAGCGGCAGGAATTGAGATTCCCATCAGCCGGATGGAGGTTCAGGTGGAGGACCGACGTTCTTAA
- the glgB gene encoding 1,4-alpha-glucan branching protein GlgB produces MDGKLYDLMDWAGIEEIVYSEAANPHNILGPHITEQGLLIQAFIPTAESVIVRFKESGKEYPMELADEAGFFAALIPRKTAAAYILLITYDNGTSEECLDPYSYPPFYTEGDLKKFESGIHYSIYEKMGAHPMTAGDAEGVYFSVWAPCAMRVSVVGDFNLWDGRRHQMRRLGDSGIFELFIPGLRAGMIYKYELKHKNGKPQLKSDPYGNYSELRPDTASVIWDINRYSWSDQEWMKKRAGIDTKQRPMSIYEVHLGSWLRKEATLDDDGSQVVGSEFYNYRELAGKLAEYVKDMGYTHVELLPIMEHPLDASWGYQVTGYYAPTSRYGTPDDFMYFMDYMHKQEIGVILDWVPAHFPRDSFGLAGFDGTCVYEHKDPRQGAHPHWGTLIYNYGRPGVSNFLIANALFWVEKYHADGIRMDAVASMLYLDYGKEPGEWIPNIYGGHENLEAVEFLKHLNSIFKSRKDGAVLIAEESTAWPRITAGVKDDGLGFDYKWNMGWMNDFTGYMQCDPYFRKHHYGEMTFSMLYAYSEDFILVFSHDEVVHGKGSMIGKMPGDTLEAKASNLRAAYGFMMGHPGKKLLFMGQDFAQVSEWDENKSLDWEILAEPVHKRTKEFVKALNHLYMSQPALYQMDYDPEGFEWVECTDSKDSITGFLRKTKKKEETLLILCNFDTVLHEKYPVGVPFEGKYKEILNSDHQAFGGEGRVNPRVKTSKKKEADERPDSIEITLAPLSVLVFACTPEKKSALIAGKKAGKSAYKKKAKGESKDQA; encoded by the coding sequence ATGGATGGAAAATTGTATGATTTAATGGATTGGGCCGGCATTGAGGAAATTGTATATTCAGAAGCAGCGAATCCCCACAACATTCTGGGACCCCATATCACAGAGCAGGGACTGCTTATCCAGGCATTTATTCCTACGGCAGAATCGGTGATTGTCCGGTTTAAGGAAAGCGGTAAGGAATACCCTATGGAGCTTGCGGATGAAGCTGGATTTTTTGCGGCTCTCATACCGAGGAAAACAGCAGCAGCCTATATTCTGCTGATCACTTATGACAATGGGACGTCAGAGGAATGTCTGGATCCCTATTCCTATCCACCCTTCTACACAGAAGGAGATCTTAAAAAGTTTGAATCCGGAATTCACTACAGTATCTACGAAAAAATGGGGGCGCACCCTATGACTGCCGGCGATGCGGAAGGGGTATATTTTTCCGTGTGGGCACCATGTGCCATGCGTGTCAGCGTGGTAGGGGATTTTAACCTGTGGGATGGCAGGCGTCACCAGATGAGGAGGCTGGGGGATTCCGGTATTTTTGAATTGTTTATTCCCGGCTTAAGGGCAGGGATGATTTATAAGTATGAGCTGAAGCATAAAAACGGGAAGCCTCAGCTAAAAAGTGATCCTTATGGCAATTACAGCGAGCTGCGACCTGATACTGCTTCCGTGATCTGGGACATTAACCGGTATTCATGGAGTGACCAGGAATGGATGAAAAAACGGGCAGGAATTGATACCAAGCAAAGGCCTATGTCCATTTATGAGGTTCACTTAGGCTCCTGGCTTCGGAAGGAAGCAACGCTTGATGATGACGGTAGCCAGGTCGTTGGCTCTGAATTCTATAATTACCGTGAGTTGGCAGGAAAGCTGGCGGAATACGTGAAGGATATGGGCTACACCCATGTGGAGCTCCTTCCCATTATGGAGCATCCCCTGGATGCTTCCTGGGGATATCAGGTGACCGGTTATTATGCACCTACCAGCCGCTATGGAACGCCTGATGATTTTATGTATTTTATGGATTACATGCATAAGCAGGAAATCGGCGTAATCTTAGACTGGGTTCCGGCTCATTTCCCCAGAGACAGCTTTGGACTGGCGGGCTTTGACGGGACCTGCGTTTATGAGCATAAAGACCCAAGACAGGGAGCCCATCCTCATTGGGGCACTTTGATTTATAATTACGGCAGACCGGGAGTCAGCAATTTTCTCATTGCCAATGCCCTGTTTTGGGTGGAAAAGTATCATGCCGACGGAATCCGCATGGATGCGGTGGCTTCCATGCTGTATTTGGATTACGGAAAAGAACCTGGAGAATGGATTCCCAATATTTACGGCGGTCATGAGAACCTGGAAGCCGTGGAGTTCTTAAAGCACTTAAACTCCATATTTAAGAGCAGAAAGGACGGGGCGGTTCTCATTGCGGAGGAATCTACGGCATGGCCCAGGATCACGGCTGGTGTTAAGGACGATGGCCTTGGTTTTGATTATAAATGGAACATGGGCTGGATGAATGACTTTACCGGCTACATGCAGTGCGACCCTTATTTTCGCAAGCATCACTATGGAGAGATGACCTTCAGCATGCTTTACGCTTACAGTGAAGATTTCATTCTTGTATTCTCCCATGACGAGGTGGTTCATGGGAAAGGCTCCATGATCGGCAAAATGCCGGGGGATACCCTGGAAGCAAAGGCGTCCAATTTACGGGCGGCCTATGGCTTCATGATGGGGCATCCCGGTAAAAAGCTTCTGTTCATGGGACAGGATTTTGCTCAGGTCAGCGAATGGGATGAAAACAAAAGCCTTGACTGGGAGATCCTTGCCGAACCGGTTCATAAACGGACAAAGGAATTCGTAAAGGCCTTAAACCATCTGTATATGAGCCAGCCGGCCCTGTATCAGATGGATTATGATCCGGAGGGATTTGAATGGGTGGAGTGTACGGATTCCAAGGACAGTATCACAGGCTTTTTAAGAAAAACAAAGAAAAAGGAAGAAACCCTTCTCATCCTCTGTAACTTCGATACTGTGCTCCATGAGAAATACCCGGTAGGAGTTCCCTTTGAAGGAAAGTATAAGGAAATCTTAAACAGCGACCATCAGGCCTTCGGCGGGGAGGGCCGCGTGAATCCCCGGGTAAAGACTTCTAAGAAAAAAGAGGCGGACGAAAGGCCTGATTCCATAGAAATCACCCTTGCCCCCTTAAGCGTTTTAGTCTTTGCCTGTACCCCTGAGAAAAAGAGCGCCTTAATCGCAGGGAAAAAGGCCGGAAAGTCTGCATATAAGAAAAAAGCGAAAGGCGAAAGTAAAGATCAGGCGTAA
- a CDS encoding DUF3810 domain-containing protein: MGGRSRNIDRSLLAASGIMFAVSLLLQILARKVPGFGDWYARRVYRVMVGSMGRGTGIFSFALVEAAAFLFVLYAVCYVFIHHREGKRILIRAVFLVTGLFLLFTVNCGINYYRNPFSSYSGLEVRKSSLDELKSLCQQLTADVNQLCGEGILRETDRKSLGKESVKAMKGLGEIYPELAGYYPQPKPLIWSYFFSVQQLCGQYSPFTVEATYNRSMPDYNIPHTVCHELSHLRGFMREDEANFIGYLACIGSDNEGFRYSGYLTGWIYATNALAKADQEAYWEICGQLSEKAWEDLRHNNEFWGKYEGKTAEVSNRMNDTYLKLNSQSDGVNSYGRMVDLMLAYARSK; this comes from the coding sequence ATGGGAGGGAGAAGCCGGAATATTGACAGAAGTCTTTTAGCAGCTTCTGGGATTATGTTTGCAGTTTCATTGCTGCTTCAGATATTAGCAAGAAAGGTTCCGGGATTCGGGGACTGGTATGCCAGACGGGTTTACCGGGTCATGGTGGGTAGCATGGGAAGGGGGACAGGGATTTTTTCCTTTGCGCTTGTGGAAGCAGCCGCTTTTCTGTTTGTTTTATATGCCGTCTGTTACGTGTTTATCCACCACAGGGAAGGAAAGAGGATTCTTATAAGAGCCGTGTTTCTTGTTACCGGCCTTTTTTTGCTGTTCACGGTTAACTGCGGGATCAACTATTACCGGAACCCCTTTTCCAGCTATTCCGGGCTGGAGGTGAGGAAGTCTTCCCTTGATGAGTTAAAAAGCCTCTGCCAGCAGCTAACGGCTGACGTTAACCAGTTGTGCGGAGAAGGAATCCTTCGGGAAACGGACAGAAAAAGCCTGGGAAAGGAAAGCGTGAAGGCCATGAAGGGGCTGGGTGAGATTTATCCGGAGCTGGCAGGCTATTACCCGCAGCCAAAGCCTCTCATTTGGTCTTACTTCTTTTCGGTCCAGCAGCTTTGCGGACAGTATTCCCCTTTTACGGTGGAGGCCACTTATAACCGGTCCATGCCGGATTACAACATTCCCCATACCGTATGCCATGAGCTGTCTCACTTAAGAGGATTCATGAGGGAGGATGAGGCTAATTTCATTGGTTATCTGGCATGCATTGGCTCTGATAATGAAGGGTTCCGCTACAGCGGATATCTCACCGGCTGGATCTATGCCACCAATGCCCTGGCAAAAGCGGATCAGGAAGCTTATTGGGAAATCTGCGGGCAGCTTAGTGAAAAGGCATGGGAGGATTTAAGGCACAACAATGAATTCTGGGGGAAATACGAGGGGAAAACTGCCGAGGTATCCAACCGGATGAATGATACTTATTTAAAGCTTAACAGCCAGTCCGATGGGGTCAACAGCTATGGCAGGATGGTTGATTTAATGCTGGCTTACGCTAGGTCCAAATGA
- the lepB gene encoding signal peptidase I, giving the protein MKRDDNMPKERESFNWREEIISWIKIIITAAVIAFLLNNFIIANSRVPSGSMEQTIMTGDRVIGSRLSYYFGDPERGDIVIFHFPDDPTGKTYYVKRVIGLPGDVIDIRNGKVYLNNSETPLQEPYLPEAMDPEPDAHYEVPENCYFMLGDNRNFSADARRWKHKYVEKDKIIAKVLFRYFPSVKKIE; this is encoded by the coding sequence ATGAAAAGAGACGACAACATGCCAAAGGAACGGGAATCGTTTAACTGGAGAGAAGAAATCATCAGTTGGATCAAGATCATCATTACTGCCGCTGTCATTGCATTTTTGCTCAATAATTTCATCATTGCCAACAGCAGAGTGCCAAGCGGGTCTATGGAACAGACCATTATGACAGGGGACCGGGTCATCGGCTCCAGGCTTTCCTATTATTTTGGCGATCCTGAGCGGGGAGATATAGTCATTTTTCATTTCCCTGATGATCCCACCGGAAAGACCTATTACGTCAAACGGGTCATCGGCCTTCCCGGCGACGTCATCGATATCCGGAACGGAAAGGTTTACTTGAACAATTCTGAAACGCCTCTACAAGAGCCTTATCTTCCGGAGGCAATGGATCCGGAACCTGACGCTCATTACGAAGTGCCGGAAAACTGTTACTTCATGCTTGGAGACAACCGGAATTTTTCCGCAGACGCAAGAAGATGGAAGCACAAATATGTGGAAAAAGACAAAATCATCGCAAAAGTCCTGTTCCGCTATTTCCCTTCCGTTAAAAAAATTGAATAA
- a CDS encoding NAD(P)-dependent oxidoreductase gives MKKIGFIGIGIMGKSMVRNLMKAGFEVAVYTRTRSKAEDVISEGAIWCEDVRACSKGRDAVITIVGYPEDVEEVYFGENGIIANADPGTCLIDMTTTSPKLAVRISQEAGKSGLTALDAPVTGGDTGAREGTLTILAGGEREAFDRCLPVFEAMGKSIQYEGKAGNGQHTKMCNQIAIAGAISGVCEAMVYAKANGLDVGVMVDSIATGAAGSTQLNAMAPRILSGDFAPGFFIKHFIKDMKLAQGEAKDAGICLGVLDHVLSMYESMAASGHGDEGTQALVKYYQW, from the coding sequence ATGAAAAAGATCGGATTTATCGGTATTGGGATTATGGGAAAATCCATGGTACGCAATTTAATGAAGGCCGGCTTTGAGGTGGCAGTATATACCAGAACAAGAAGCAAGGCAGAGGATGTTATTTCAGAGGGAGCCATATGGTGTGAGGATGTAAGGGCCTGCTCCAAAGGCAGGGATGCGGTCATCACCATCGTAGGGTATCCGGAAGATGTGGAAGAGGTGTACTTCGGAGAAAATGGAATCATCGCAAACGCTGACCCTGGAACCTGCCTGATTGACATGACAACCACCAGTCCAAAGCTTGCGGTGCGGATCAGCCAAGAGGCCGGGAAGTCCGGGCTGACGGCATTGGATGCCCCTGTGACAGGCGGAGATACCGGGGCAAGGGAAGGGACCCTTACCATACTGGCAGGAGGAGAACGGGAGGCCTTTGATCGTTGCCTTCCCGTTTTTGAGGCAATGGGAAAGTCCATTCAGTATGAAGGGAAAGCCGGCAATGGCCAGCATACCAAGATGTGCAATCAGATAGCCATTGCAGGAGCCATTTCCGGGGTATGTGAAGCAATGGTTTATGCAAAAGCCAACGGGCTTGACGTTGGGGTCATGGTGGATTCCATTGCCACCGGCGCAGCAGGAAGTACCCAGTTAAACGCTATGGCTCCCAGGATCCTTTCCGGAGATTTTGCTCCCGGATTTTTCATCAAGCATTTTATCAAGGACATGAAGCTTGCACAAGGAGAGGCTAAAGACGCAGGGATATGCCTTGGCGTGCTGGATCACGTGCTTTCCATGTATGAGTCCATGGCTGCCTCCGGCCATGGGGACGAGGGAACACAGGCTCTGGTCAAATATTACCAGTGGTAA
- the rpiB gene encoding ribose 5-phosphate isomerase B yields the protein MKIAMGNDHTAIEMKNYIKEFLESKGYEVIDFGTNSTESCDYPEYGERVGRAVVDGEADLGIAVCGTGVGISLACNKVRGIRACVCSEPYTAKLSRMHNDSNVLCFGARVIGLEMAKMITEEWLDAKYEGGRHQRRVDMVMDIENRS from the coding sequence ATGAAGATTGCAATGGGAAATGACCATACGGCCATAGAAATGAAGAATTATATCAAGGAATTTTTAGAGAGCAAGGGATATGAGGTAATCGACTTTGGAACCAATTCCACGGAGAGCTGTGATTATCCGGAATATGGGGAAAGAGTTGGGCGCGCCGTTGTGGACGGGGAAGCTGATCTGGGAATCGCTGTCTGCGGGACAGGAGTGGGAATCTCCCTTGCCTGCAACAAGGTCCGTGGAATCCGGGCATGTGTGTGCAGCGAGCCTTACACGGCAAAGCTTTCCAGAATGCACAATGATTCCAATGTTCTTTGCTTTGGTGCCAGGGTCATTGGCCTGGAAATGGCAAAGATGATCACAGAAGAATGGCTGGATGCAAAATACGAAGGCGGAAGACACCAGCGCCGGGTAGATATGGTAATGGATATTGAAAATAGATCGTAA